In a genomic window of Gossypium arboreum isolate Shixiya-1 chromosome 7, ASM2569848v2, whole genome shotgun sequence:
- the LOC108487796 gene encoding putative calcium-binding protein CML19 — MKIKIKEYERVLRYFDKDGDGKISASELIHRLNQMGENLLFNEAKVAVEALDSNGDGLLDLEDLIALMEEGNEEEKLKDLKEAFGMYDVDGNGFITAQGLKRMLSKLGELKSIDECKVMIKKFDLNGDGVLSFEEFRVMMQ, encoded by the coding sequence ATGAAGATTAAAATCAAAGAATACGAACGTGTTCTTCGTTATTTCGACAAAGATGGAGATGGTAAAATCTCAGCATCAGAATTAATCCATAGATTAAACCAAATGGGTGAAAATCTATTGTTTAACGAAGCAAAAGTTGCAGTGGAAGCATTGGATTCTAATGGCGATGGATTATTggatttagaggatttaatagcTTTAATGGAAGAAggaaatgaagaagaaaaattAAAGGATTTGAAGGAAGCTTTTGGGATGTATGATGTTGATGGAAATGGGTTTATTACAGCTCAAGGACTTAAAAGAATGCTTAGTAAACTTGGGGAATTGAAGTCCATTGATGAATGTAAAGTTATGATTAAAAAATTTGATCTTAATGGTGATGGTGTTCTTAGTTTTGAGGAATTTAGAGTTATGATGCAGTGA